A DNA window from Flavisolibacter ginsenosidimutans contains the following coding sequences:
- a CDS encoding SMP-30/gluconolactonase/LRE family protein — translation MHPSLSIYDESVKHFINTDFEIETLSNDCQFTEGPVWNSEGFYLCSDITANAVLKFVPGKKKEVFIAQSGTANEADEDLKPGQAGSNALAYDGEGSLLVCRHGSHEIARWNGKELQPFLSSYNGKPFNSPNDLIVDKKGKIFFSDPPYGLKEGKLNPEKFQPIAGAYCHYNGETKIFCDKYQYPNGVCLTPDESQLYLCSNKPFEKFISVFDAETLHFKRILAEENSDGIKCDPNGNVYLCNKDGIIILNSEGKRLALIQFPTIPANCCWGGEGKKDLFVCARENVFQIRNLLR, via the coding sequence ATGCATCCTTCGCTCAGCATTTACGATGAAAGCGTGAAGCACTTCATCAATACCGACTTTGAAATAGAAACCTTATCCAACGATTGTCAATTCACCGAAGGACCGGTTTGGAACAGCGAAGGCTTTTACCTGTGTAGTGACATTACCGCAAACGCTGTTTTAAAATTTGTTCCCGGCAAAAAGAAAGAAGTTTTTATTGCACAAAGCGGAACGGCAAATGAGGCCGACGAAGACCTGAAGCCCGGTCAGGCAGGTTCCAATGCGTTGGCTTATGATGGTGAAGGCAGTCTGTTGGTTTGTCGTCACGGCAGTCACGAGATTGCAAGATGGAACGGCAAAGAATTGCAGCCGTTCCTTTCTTCTTACAACGGTAAACCGTTTAACTCACCGAACGATTTGATCGTTGACAAAAAAGGAAAAATATTTTTTTCCGATCCGCCTTATGGTCTAAAAGAAGGAAAACTAAACCCTGAAAAATTTCAACCGATAGCCGGTGCGTATTGCCATTACAACGGTGAAACAAAAATCTTCTGCGACAAATACCAATACCCAAACGGCGTTTGCCTCACGCCTGACGAAAGTCAATTGTATCTCTGCTCCAACAAACCTTTTGAAAAGTTCATTTCGGTTTTTGATGCCGAAACGCTTCATTTTAAACGCATACTTGCCGAAGAAAACAGCGACGGAATCAAATGTGATCCGAACGGAAATGTTTATCTCTGCAACAAGGACGGCATCATCATTCTAAACAGCGAAGGAAAGCGATTGGCTTTGATTCAGTTTCCAACCATTCCTGCAAATTGTTGTTGGGGCGGTGAAGGGAAAAAAGACTTGTTCGTCTGCGCAAGAGAAAATGTTTTCCAGATTCGAAATTTACTCCGATAA
- a CDS encoding HAD family hydrolase, translating to MENISPKVLFLDIGGVLLTNGWGHESRQKAATEFGFDYERMNALHEIAFDVYEQGAVSLDYYLDTILFYEPRSFAKETFVQFMLSQSQLLPHTLDWLLQWKKTKPGLRIFSINNEPKELQEYRVKTFDLKRLYDGFICSCDVGLRKPDPRIYRLAMAVAAVEPDECIYIDDREVLVRAGSRQGMEAKTHKSFEETKDFLLGAF from the coding sequence ATGGAAAATATATCTCCCAAGGTTTTGTTTTTAGACATCGGCGGCGTGTTGCTCACCAATGGCTGGGGGCATGAATCGCGGCAAAAAGCGGCCACTGAATTTGGCTTTGATTATGAAAGGATGAACGCCCTTCACGAAATTGCTTTTGATGTGTACGAGCAAGGCGCCGTATCGCTTGATTATTATCTTGACACCATTTTGTTTTACGAGCCGCGAAGCTTTGCAAAAGAAACTTTCGTCCAATTTATGCTAAGCCAATCGCAGTTGCTGCCACACACGCTGGACTGGTTGCTGCAATGGAAAAAAACAAAACCCGGCCTGCGCATTTTTTCCATCAACAACGAACCCAAAGAATTGCAGGAATACCGTGTGAAAACCTTTGATCTAAAACGTTTGTATGACGGCTTTATCTGCTCCTGCGATGTGGGTTTGCGCAAACCCGATCCCCGTATCTATCGTTTAGCCATGGCGGTAGCGGCAGTTGAGCCGGACGAATGCATTTACATAGACGATCGCGAAGTTCTCGTTAGGGCCGGGTCACGTCAAGGAATGGAAGCAAAGACGCACAAAAGCTTTGAGGAAACGAAGGACTTTTTACTGGGTGCGTTTTAA
- the ligD gene encoding DNA ligase D: MSLSLYNKKRDFKKTEEPEGKEQTSKGSLRFVVQKHDASHVHYDFRLEMEGVLKSWAVPKGPSLNPSDKRLAMMVEDHPFAYRNFEGVIPAGEYGGGTVIVWDEGTYELAGAENLSRKEQENVLLQALHKGRISFVLHGKKLKGEFTLMQMRGKGKRTWLLMKKKDGFSSEEDVTQNERSAKSGKTLAEVAAENGVELNHPEVKKTEAKGKNKAKDEQPSQKKKDFRVITPSTNHKLQTTNGLKASMPQNVVPMLATLINEPFDDNNWIFEIKWDGYRAVAYCNGKDVSLVSRNLKPFTEKYAPVAKALKELKIKAVLDGEIIAVDEKGLANFQLLQNWQNTPSRLQYFVFDVLWLNGKDVTHLPLIERKALLKELLPAGHEIIKYSDHIIGKGKDFFKVALKGGLEGIMAKKASSVYEIDSRTEDWVKIKVNQRQEVVIAGYTEPRRTRKFFGSLLLGVYDGDDLVYVGHTGSGFNTKTLEAIYNKLQPLKIDHSPFTETPHTNMPATWVKPKLVCEIKFTEWTVDRMARHPIFMGLRTDKKAKDVRFEKATTMAKIKSTAKKASPAKKSVTKKTAAKPRQKRSATKAKTSGKQLNVDGDADQVINLNGQDVQLTNLQKIYWPQEGFRKGDAVNYYLKMAPFILPYLLDRPQSLNRHPNGINAPNFFQKDVRGKVPNWIETVEEFSESTNVHVEYLVCSNEATLIYMANLGCIEINPWHTRKDSMLQPDWCLIDLDPHTGNTFEQVMEVAKVVKKVLDAIGAEACVKTSGSSGIHIYIPLGAKYNYDQSRQLAELIVTLVHNELPELTSLERSPSKRPNKIYLDFLQNSETQTAAAPYSLRPKPGVPVSTPLDWSELKKGLTQKTWNASNIYDRVKSEGDLFKAVLGKGINLEKVLKKVEAIS, encoded by the coding sequence ATGAGCCTTTCACTGTACAACAAAAAACGCGATTTCAAAAAAACCGAAGAACCTGAAGGCAAAGAACAAACTTCAAAAGGCAGCCTTCGCTTTGTGGTGCAAAAGCACGACGCGTCGCACGTGCATTATGATTTTCGGTTGGAGATGGAAGGAGTGCTGAAAAGTTGGGCCGTGCCAAAAGGGCCGTCGTTAAATCCATCCGACAAACGCCTGGCGATGATGGTGGAAGACCACCCGTTTGCTTACCGCAATTTCGAAGGTGTGATTCCTGCAGGCGAGTACGGCGGCGGCACCGTGATTGTTTGGGACGAAGGCACGTATGAATTAGCCGGTGCAGAAAATTTATCGCGAAAAGAACAGGAAAATGTTTTGCTGCAAGCCTTGCACAAAGGCCGCATTTCTTTTGTGCTGCACGGAAAAAAACTGAAGGGCGAATTCACGTTGATGCAGATGCGCGGCAAGGGCAAACGCACTTGGCTCCTGATGAAAAAGAAAGACGGCTTCAGCAGCGAAGAAGACGTAACGCAAAACGAACGTTCGGCAAAAAGCGGAAAAACTTTGGCAGAAGTTGCAGCGGAAAACGGCGTTGAACTCAATCACCCTGAGGTAAAGAAAACAGAGGCTAAGGGTAAGAACAAGGCCAAGGACGAGCAACCATCGCAGAAGAAAAAAGATTTTCGCGTTATCACGCCAAGCACAAACCACAAACTACAAACGACAAACGGCCTTAAAGCATCCATGCCGCAAAACGTTGTGCCCATGCTGGCTACGCTCATCAACGAACCCTTTGATGATAACAACTGGATTTTCGAAATCAAATGGGACGGCTACCGTGCCGTGGCTTATTGCAACGGAAAGGACGTGAGCCTTGTTTCGCGAAACCTGAAACCGTTTACCGAAAAATATGCACCCGTTGCGAAAGCTTTGAAAGAACTGAAAATAAAAGCGGTACTCGACGGCGAGATCATTGCGGTTGATGAAAAAGGACTTGCCAATTTTCAACTTTTGCAGAACTGGCAAAACACACCAAGCCGTTTGCAATATTTTGTATTTGACGTTTTGTGGCTGAATGGAAAAGACGTGACGCATCTTCCACTTATCGAACGCAAGGCTTTGTTGAAAGAACTTCTTCCTGCCGGTCACGAAATAATTAAATACAGCGATCACATAATTGGAAAAGGAAAAGACTTTTTTAAGGTCGCATTAAAAGGAGGCCTTGAAGGCATCATGGCAAAGAAAGCGAGCAGCGTTTACGAAATTGATTCCCGCACCGAAGATTGGGTAAAAATAAAAGTAAACCAACGGCAGGAAGTGGTGATTGCGGGTTACACCGAACCACGACGGACGCGAAAGTTTTTTGGCTCGTTGTTGTTGGGCGTTTACGACGGCGATGACCTGGTTTACGTGGGACACACGGGCAGCGGCTTCAACACAAAAACGCTGGAAGCCATCTACAACAAATTGCAACCCTTAAAAATTGATCATTCGCCTTTTACAGAAACGCCGCATACCAACATGCCCGCAACCTGGGTAAAGCCAAAGCTTGTATGCGAAATAAAGTTTACCGAATGGACGGTTGACCGCATGGCGCGACACCCGATTTTCATGGGCTTGCGAACAGATAAAAAAGCAAAAGACGTACGGTTTGAAAAAGCAACGACAATGGCCAAAATAAAAAGCACCGCGAAGAAAGCTTCACCGGCAAAAAAATCCGTGACAAAAAAAACAGCCGCTAAACCGCGACAAAAAAGAAGCGCCACGAAAGCAAAAACCTCAGGCAAACAACTAAACGTAGACGGTGATGCTGACCAGGTGATTAACCTCAATGGTCAGGACGTGCAACTTACCAACCTGCAAAAGATTTACTGGCCGCAGGAAGGCTTTCGCAAGGGCGATGCGGTGAATTATTACCTGAAAATGGCTCCGTTCATTTTGCCTTATTTGCTGGATAGGCCGCAAAGCCTCAACCGTCATCCGAACGGCATTAACGCACCAAACTTTTTTCAAAAAGACGTTCGCGGCAAAGTGCCCAATTGGATAGAGACCGTAGAAGAATTCAGCGAGTCAACCAATGTTCACGTTGAATATCTTGTGTGCAGCAACGAAGCCACGCTCATTTACATGGCCAACCTTGGTTGCATCGAAATAAATCCCTGGCACACCCGAAAAGATTCGATGCTGCAACCCGATTGGTGTCTTATTGATTTGGACCCGCACACAGGCAACACGTTTGAGCAGGTAATGGAAGTGGCGAAAGTGGTGAAAAAAGTTTTGGACGCCATTGGCGCAGAGGCTTGCGTAAAAACGTCCGGCTCTTCGGGCATTCACATTTACATTCCGCTAGGTGCGAAATACAATTATGATCAAAGCAGGCAATTGGCTGAATTAATCGTAACGCTTGTGCACAACGAACTTCCTGAGTTAACAAGTTTGGAAAGAAGCCCCTCAAAGCGGCCGAACAAAATCTATCTTGATTTTTTGCAGAACAGCGAAACACAGACAGCCGCTGCGCCTTATTCACTTCGGCCAAAGCCCGGCGTGCCGGTTTCTACGCCGCTCGATTGGAGCGAATTGAAAAAAGGATTGACGCAAAAAACATGGAACGCATCCAACATTTATGACCGCGTAAAAAGTGAAGGTGATTTGTTTAAAGCAGTATTGGGCAAAGGAATAAATTTGGAAAAAGTGTTGAAGAAAGTGGAGGCAATTAGCTAA
- a CDS encoding GNAT family N-acetyltransferase, with translation MVNVRLAKAGDAGSILEIYAPHVLYNACTFETHVPSVEEFEARITKCLQKFPWLVCEIDGRIAGYVYASPHREREAYQWTCESSVYVHKDFKGKGIGRELYKTLFQLLKMQGLVNVYAGITLPNDASVRLHEVCGFQLFAEYDNIGYKLGAWQKVGWWKLQLNKHELKPSPPLLFSELNLPLLPDLLTVAANNIKARYEK, from the coding sequence ATGGTGAACGTTAGACTTGCAAAAGCGGGAGATGCCGGCAGTATTCTTGAAATATATGCGCCGCATGTTTTGTACAATGCCTGCACTTTTGAAACCCATGTGCCGTCAGTTGAAGAATTCGAAGCTCGCATAACCAAATGCCTGCAAAAATTTCCTTGGCTCGTGTGCGAAATAGACGGCCGCATTGCCGGTTATGTGTATGCATCCCCGCACCGCGAACGCGAAGCCTATCAATGGACCTGCGAATCATCGGTATACGTGCACAAAGATTTTAAAGGCAAAGGCATCGGAAGAGAACTTTACAAGACTTTGTTTCAACTTTTAAAAATGCAAGGGCTGGTAAATGTGTACGCGGGCATTACGTTGCCCAACGATGCCAGCGTTAGGCTTCACGAAGTTTGCGGTTTTCAGCTCTTTGCCGAATATGATAACATTGGCTATAAACTGGGTGCCTGGCAGAAAGTAGGGTGGTGGAAGCTTCAACTCAATAAACATGAATTAAAGCCTTCACCACCCTTGCTTTTTTCCGAACTCAATCTCCCTTTGTTGCCCGATCTATTGACCGTTGCGGCAAACAACATTAAAGCCCGTTATGAAAAGTAG
- a CDS encoding pyridoxal phosphate-dependent aminotransferase, which produces MLQISNRGQQMPASPIRKLVPYAEAAKKNGVKVYHLNIGQPDIETPPSILDAVRKADIPVLEYSHSAGNESYRKKLVSYYKSVGINVTPDQIIVTTGGSEAIMFGFFCCLNPGDEVIIPEPFYANYNGFAVEAGVKVVPITASIESGFALPPISEFEKVITPNTKAIIVCSPNNPTGYLYGREEMEALKTICLKHNLYLFSDEAYREFTYSGEFVSAMHLDGMEENVVLMDTISKRYSACGARLGAFVTKNKAVYDAAMKFAQARLSPPGLAQIMGEAAVDLPPSYFDSPKAEYIARRDLLVKRLNEMPGVFCPNPGGAFYAMAKLPIDDSDKFCQWLLESFSHNSQTVMLAPATGFYGTPGLGKNEVRLAYVLNLNDLSNAMDCLEKALEQYPGRVETTRRELAMSNKQ; this is translated from the coding sequence ATGCTACAAATCAGTAACCGCGGGCAGCAAATGCCGGCCTCTCCCATTCGAAAATTGGTGCCCTACGCCGAAGCGGCAAAAAAAAACGGCGTGAAAGTTTATCACCTCAACATCGGTCAGCCTGATATTGAAACACCACCTTCCATTTTAGACGCCGTTCGCAAAGCCGACATTCCCGTTTTGGAATACAGCCACAGCGCCGGCAACGAGAGCTATCGCAAAAAATTAGTGAGTTATTATAAATCCGTTGGCATCAATGTTACACCGGATCAGATCATCGTTACCACCGGCGGTTCAGAGGCCATCATGTTTGGTTTTTTCTGTTGCTTAAATCCCGGCGATGAAGTCATTATTCCCGAACCTTTTTACGCAAACTATAACGGTTTCGCCGTGGAAGCCGGCGTGAAAGTCGTTCCCATTACAGCAAGCATCGAAAGCGGCTTTGCCCTGCCGCCCATCAGCGAGTTTGAGAAAGTGATTACACCCAATACAAAAGCCATCATTGTTTGCAGCCCAAACAACCCAACGGGCTATTTGTACGGTCGCGAAGAAATGGAAGCTCTGAAAACGATTTGTCTAAAACACAACCTCTATCTTTTTTCGGATGAAGCTTACCGAGAGTTTACGTACTCCGGTGAATTTGTCAGCGCCATGCATCTTGATGGGATGGAAGAAAACGTGGTGCTGATGGACACCATCAGCAAACGATACAGTGCCTGCGGCGCAAGACTGGGGGCTTTCGTCACCAAAAACAAAGCGGTTTATGATGCGGCCATGAAATTTGCGCAGGCACGTTTAAGCCCGCCGGGTCTTGCGCAAATCATGGGGGAAGCCGCGGTGGATTTACCGCCTTCTTATTTCGACAGCCCCAAAGCCGAATACATCGCTCGAAGAGATTTATTGGTTAAACGATTGAACGAAATGCCGGGTGTGTTTTGCCCCAATCCCGGCGGCGCTTTTTACGCAATGGCTAAATTGCCCATTGACGATTCGGACAAGTTTTGTCAATGGTTGCTGGAATCATTTTCCCACAACAGTCAAACAGTGATGCTGGCGCCGGCAACGGGTTTTTACGGCACACCCGGATTGGGAAAAAATGAAGTGCGTCTTGCCTATGTTTTAAACCTGAACGATTTGAGCAACGCAATGGATTGCCTGGAAAAAGCGCTGGAACAATATCCTGGCAGAGTGGAGACGACGCGGAGAGAATTGGCAATGAGCAATAAGCAATAG
- a CDS encoding SRPBCC family protein, with protein sequence MANTENYGSWHADEEFQAHIGDSGVVNVGQTERMVSVGLGAFLLSSGLGNLTSHPIKGLLRTLVGGALLYRGVSGHCPVYASMGKTKGVSHTQAINIRTGLIVNKPKDEVYAFWRKLENLPLFMKHLASVTEIDQKHSHWEADVPGGVGRIKWNAEIVKEEDGQMIGWQSIPNSTINNAGKVTFKEALGGQGTELEVVISYHPPAGELGAGIAKSLNPVLEKMIRQDIMNFKDYIETKHQSPANNYSTSSQSNTNNNPNIIRNEAESVQEGSGNNQ encoded by the coding sequence ATGGCAAATACAGAGAATTACGGTAGCTGGCACGCCGACGAAGAATTTCAGGCACACATCGGCGACTCCGGCGTGGTAAACGTTGGACAAACCGAACGAATGGTGAGCGTGGGCCTCGGTGCCTTTTTGCTTTCTTCGGGATTGGGCAATTTAACCTCGCATCCCATCAAAGGTTTGTTGCGCACACTTGTTGGTGGTGCTTTGCTTTACCGCGGCGTATCGGGGCATTGCCCGGTTTACGCAAGCATGGGCAAAACAAAAGGCGTTAGCCACACACAGGCTATCAACATTCGCACAGGTTTAATTGTAAACAAACCGAAAGACGAAGTATATGCTTTTTGGCGCAAGCTGGAAAACCTGCCGTTGTTCATGAAGCATCTGGCAAGCGTGACTGAGATTGATCAAAAGCATTCGCATTGGGAAGCCGATGTTCCCGGCGGTGTAGGCCGCATCAAGTGGAACGCCGAAATTGTAAAAGAAGAAGACGGACAGATGATCGGTTGGCAATCCATTCCCAACTCCACCATCAACAACGCAGGCAAGGTTACGTTCAAAGAAGCACTGGGCGGACAAGGCACCGAACTGGAAGTGGTAATCAGCTATCATCCGCCGGCAGGCGAATTGGGCGCGGGCATTGCCAAATCATTAAATCCCGTCTTGGAAAAAATGATCCGGCAGGACATCATGAACTTCAAAGATTACATTGAAACAAAACATCAGTCGCCGGCAAATAATTACAGCACAAGCAGTCAAAGTAATACAAACAATAACCCGAATATCATTCGCAACGAAGCGGAAAGCGTGCAGGAAGGAAGTGGCAACAACCAGTAA